A part of Aricia agestis chromosome 13, ilAriAges1.1, whole genome shotgun sequence genomic DNA contains:
- the LOC121732943 gene encoding NFX1-type zinc finger-containing protein 1-like isoform X2, translated as MSKSYRIDWFDGSVIEDRPTASTTVEPQRAQSPKDTKEGNVKKAIGFIKLYEISQLESPILNLELEARPGFWLLFSSGLSDDFIVLIVKTLKTLYKSLEKNDSFKLFQLLETKFMESDFFNKLHDYVKKLPDVRLSQKSRNSQLWNDVNGFFSDLLDFCKGIFNFYKNRREYLKKLEKVVEVTYVSAFGVAENHSESISSNFYQNIAILQEDLRKTLTDTSNNPSQMNPSTRTTTKSAKTTTEKDISLKDFSDILDDGNKHYQDLSIVPNLSYFSLQYVNSIKPNITGGAYESVEHYLDIQFKLLREDCYRTLKEGINQYREYKTLKNCKDANIRVYNNVSVTDIQLAMNHLGYVVDLGRCPDLEAYNTKKSFMHGSLLILTWDNFETMLCGTVITNIGDNKLVVEFDGKLRVDFKEYTMVESDVYFEPYHKVLKVLKQARPPIPMQKYIVYVDKKILPPAYLNLNTVYTITNHIGKEHRFSVLTPNWPTAAQCGLDDSQMEAFRFALTREFVVIQGPPGTGKTYLGTRIAGTLLSNVSFAGSPMLVICCTNHALDQFLEGLLTYTNRLVRIGGQSKSKILQNYNLRNLQAPKTFGKIYYHKRKELDRILSEFKTLAEKDQAYREYVVSYDTMKRYIKDPYVFGDGEGFADLFDNSDKDIVTNAEFLHWLLGHKCEMETKDIHDLVTCFSLRQAKDEIKKRKKEIELMKSNACDFASSPIETERLAEERIKALEDLLAAFEKMMAWPFREKCIQDEEPLNIPMTDQEKRWYAYFRMIHSVQQYHNHMKISLYRQYLETSRELERLRDSTDCEKLKGVKVVGMTTTMAAARHGLLEKLKSFVVVVEEAAEVLESHIVAALTDECKHLILIGDHQQLRPNSAHYIIGKKYNLEVSLFERMVKNGVHTKTLTIQRRMRPEIRDLLVPTIYEKLDCHPAVLSYPNVRGMSKNLYFFDHNHFEEIEANGSSYMNKSEAYWCVSLAHLFVTLGYDPSEITIIATYSAQVALIVQRKKDYSLTRDVHVTTVDNYQGEENRIVILSLVRSNAEKNVGFLSTPNRVCVALSRAREGLYIFGNMSCLETSPMWMAMKTKLQAQNAIGRKHRLLINDKEYEVGTTKELDNICNTMLELQL; from the exons ATGAGTAAGTCATATCGAATAGATTGGTTTGATGGGAGCGTAATCGAGGACAGACCTACCGCATCTACAACAGTAGAACCACAAAGAGCTCAATCCCCTAAAGATACCAAGGAAGGAAACGTTAAAAAAGCAATAGGATTTATAAAACTATACGAAATATCACAGCTGGAATCGccaattttgaatttggaactcGAGGCAAGGCCTGGTTtttggttacttttctcatcaGGTTTATCCGACGATTTTATAGTCTTAATAGTGAAAACATTAAAGACTCTATACAAGTCTCTGGAGAAAAATGATAGCTTCAAACTCTTCCAGCTTTTAGAAACTAAGTTTATGGAATCAgacttttttaacaaattacatgACTATGTAAAGAAATTACCAGACGTAAGACTTTCACAAAAAAGCAGAAATTCACAACTGTGGAACGACGTTAATGGATTTTTCTCCGACCTGCTGGACTTTTGCAAaggaatatttaatttttataaaaatagaagggaatatttgaaaaaattagaaaagGTAGTGGAAGTAACATATGTGTCGGCTTTTGGAGTCGCAGAAAACCATTCTGAGAGCATCTCTTCAAATTTTTACCAAAATATTGCAATTTTACAAGAGGATCTAAGGAAAACACTGACTGATACTAGTAATAATCCTTCTCAG ATGAACCCATCAACAAGAACAACTACAAAATCAGCAAAGACAACTACAGAAAAGGATATTTCATTAAAAGACTTTTCTGATATTCTAGATGATGGCAATAAACACTATCAAGACCTAAGCATTGTGCCCAACTTAAGCTATTTTAGCTTGCAATATGTAAACAGCATCAAACCTAACATAACAGGTGGTGCTTACGAAAGTGTGGAGCACTATTTAGACATACAGTTTAAATTGTTGAGAGAAGACTGTTATCGAACATTAAAAGAAGGAATAA ATCAGTATAGAGAATATAAAACATTGAAAAACTGCAAAGATGCTAATATCAG GGTCTACAATAACGTTTCCGTTACTGATATACAGTTGGCAATGAATCATCTAGGATATGTTGTGGACTTGGGTCGGTGTCCAGATTTGGAGGCCTACAATACTAAAAAGTCCTTCATGCATGGATCCCTCTTGATATTAACGTGGGATAATTTTGAGACGATGCTGTGTGGAACTGTCATCACCAATATAGGAgataataaa TTGGTTGTAGAATTCGACGGGAAACTGCGAGTGGACTTCAAGGAGTACACAATGGTTGAGAGTGACGTGTACTTTGAGCCCTACCACAAAGTGCTGAAAGTGCTCAAACAAGCCAGACCACCGATCCCCATGCAAAAGTACATTGTGTACGTCGAT aaaaaaatattaccacCCGCATATTTGAATCTCAACACTGTCTACACCATCACTAATCATATCGGCAAGGAGCACAGATTTTCAGTGTTGACCCCGAACTGGCCCACGGCAGCTCAGTGTGGCCTTGACGACTCCCAAATGGAGGCATTCAG GTTCGCGCTGACCAGGGAATTCGTGGTCATCCAGGGTCCACCGGGCACGGGCAAGACCTACCTGGGCACCAGAATCGCAGGGACGCTCCTCAGCAACGTATCCTTTGCTGGATCACCCATGCTGGTCATATGCTGCACCAACCATGCCCTCGATCAGTTCTTAGAAGGTCTCCTCACCTATACGAACCGTCTCGTCCGAATCGGCGGCCAGAGCAAAAGCAAAATCCTCCAAAACTACAATTTGAGAAACCTGCAAGCGCCCAAAACCTTCGGCAAAATTTACTACCACAAGCGGAAGGAGTTGGACCGAATATTGAGCGAATTTAAGACGCTGGCCGAAAAAGATCAGGCGTACCGAGAATATGTGGTTTCGTACGATACGATGAAGAGATACATCAAGGATCCCTATGTTTTCGGCGATGGGGAGGGTTTCGCCGATTTGTTCGATAACTCCGATAAGGACATAGTCACAAACGCCGAGTTCCTGCACTGGCTCTTGGGACACAAATGTGAGATGGAGACCAAGGATATCCACGACTTAGTGACGTGTTTCTCCCTACGTCAAGCCAaggatgaaataaaaaaacgcaAAAAGGAAATCGAACTGATGAAATCGAACGCCTGTGATTTCGCCAGCTCACCGATCGAGACCGAGAGATTGGCGGAGGAAAGAATCAAGGCTCTAGAAGATTTGTTGGCCGCTTTCGAG aaaatgatgGCCTGGCCCTTCCGCGAAAAATGTATTCAAGACGAGGAGCCACTTAACATACCTATGACTGACCAAGAAAAGAGATGGTATGCATATTTTAGAATGATTCATTCGGTGCAGCAATATCATAATCATATGAAAATTTCGTTATAC AGACAATATCTAGAGACGAGTCGGGAGTTGGAGAGGTTGCGTGATAGCACGGACTGCGAGAAGCTCAAGGGGGTAAAAGTGGTGGGGATGACCACCACCATGGCGGCCGCGAGGCACGGCCTGCTAGAGAAACTCAAGTCATTTGTCG TCGTGGTGGAGGAGGCTGCCGAAGTTTTAGAGTCGCATATAGTAGCAGCCCTCACTGACGAGTGTAAACATCTCATATTGATCG GCGACCACCAGCAGTTGAGGCCGAATTCTGCTCATTATATCATAGGGAAGAAGTACAACTTGGAAGTGTCACTATTCGAGCGTATGGTCAAAAATGGCGTCCACACCAAAACTCTTACCATCCAGAGACGTATGCGGCCAGAAATAAGGGACCTGCTAGTGCCAACAATATACGAAAAGTTGGACTGTCACCCCGCAGTCCTGAGCTATCCAAACGTAAGAGGCATGTCCAAGAACCTATACTTCTTCGACCACAATCATTTTGAGGAAATTGAG GCCAACGGCAGCAGCTATATGAACAAATCCGAAGCGTATTGGTGTGTGTCGCTCGCGCACTTGTTCGTCACACTCGGGTACGACCCATCTGAGATCACCATCATAGCGACCTACTCCGCACAAGTGGCACTCATCGTTCAG CGAAAGAAAGATTATAGTCTTACAAGAGACGTACACGTGACCACCGTCGATAATTATCAGGGCGAGGAGAACAGAATCGTTATTTTGTCTCTCGTGAGAAGCAACGCAGAGAAAAATGTAGGTTTCCTGAGCACGCCTAACAGAGTATGTGTCGCTCTGTCGAGAGCTAGAGAAG gTCTATACATATTCGGGAACATGTCGTGTCTGGAGACCAGCCCTATGTGGATGGCTATGAAGACTAAGCTGCAAGCTCAAAACGCTATCGGCAGGAAACACAGACTTCTCATCAACGACAAAGAATACGAA GTTGGCACGACCAAAGAGTTAGATAATATTTGTAATACAATGTTAGAGTTACAACTTTAA
- the LOC121732943 gene encoding NFX1-type zinc finger-containing protein 1-like isoform X1, protein MSKSYRIDWFDGSVIEDRPTASTTVEPQRAQSPKDTKEGNVKKAIGFIKLYEISQLESPILNLELEARPGFWLLFSSGLSDDFIVLIVKTLKTLYKSLEKNDSFKLFQLLETKFMESDFFNKLHDYVKKLPDVRLSQKSRNSQLWNDVNGFFSDLLDFCKGIFNFYKNRREYLKKLEKVVEVTYVSAFGVAENHSESISSNFYQNIAILQEDLRKTLTDTSNNPSQMNPSTRTTTKSAKTTTEKDISLKDFSDILDDGNKHYQDLSIVPNLSYFSLQYVNSIKPNITGGAYESVEHYLDIQFKLLREDCYRTLKEGINQYREYKTLKNCKDANIRVYNNVSVTDIQLAMNHLGYVVDLGRCPDLEAYNTKKSFMHGSLLILTWDNFETMLCGTVITNIGDNKLVVEFDGKLRVDFKEYTMVESDVYFEPYHKVLKVLKQARPPIPMQKYIVYVDKKILPPAYLNLNTVYTITNHIGKEHRFSVLTPNWPTAAQCGLDDSQMEAFRFALTREFVVIQGPPGTGKTYLGTRIAGTLLSNVSFAGSPMLVICCTNHALDQFLEGLLTYTNRLVRIGGQSKSKILQNYNLRNLQAPKTFGKIYYHKRKELDRILSEFKTLAEKDQAYREYVVSYDTMKRYIKDPYVFGDGEGFADLFDNSDKDIVTNAEFLHWLLGHKCEMETKDIHDLVTCFSLRQAKDEIKKRKKEIELMKSNACDFASSPIETERLAEERIKALEDLLAAFEKMMAWPFREKCIQDEEPLNIPMTDQEKRWYAYFRMIHSVQQYHNHMKISLYRQYLETSRELERLRDSTDCEKLKGVKVVGMTTTMAAARHGLLEKLKSFVVVVEEAAEVLESHIVAALTDECKHLILIGDHQQLRPNSAHYIIGKKYNLEVSLFERMVKNGVHTKTLTIQRRMRPEIRDLLVPTIYEKLDCHPAVLSYPNVRGMSKNLYFFDHNHFEEIEANGSSYMNKSEAYWCVSLAHLFVTLGYDPSEITIIATYSAQVALIVQRKKDYSLTRDVHVTTVDNYQGEENRIVILSLVRSNAEKNVGFLSTPNRVCVALSRAREGLYIFGNMSCLETSPMWMAMKTKLQAQNAIGRKHRLLINDKEYEASHSLSQKNDSILSKNSKASRSLPKRNNSILSKNSQARHTYPKQNDYIIIIKNNEESNCLPQRNNSIMTNNNEASRSLSQQNDSIIIIKNNEESNCLPQRNNSIMTNNNEASRSLSQQNDSIIIENNEASRSLSQRSNSIIIKNNEASRSLSQRNNSIVSNNNEFSRSLLQRNYSVMANNNEANRSLSQRNYSIMTNNNEASRSLSQRNNYIVSNNNEFSRSLLQRNYSVMANNNEANRSLSQRNYSIMTNNNEASRSLSQRNNSIVSNNNEFSHSLLQRNYSVMTNNNESNRSLSQRNYSIVTNNNEASRSSYQRNYSTVTNNNEASRSLSQRSYSVIDNNNDRNIFVNNNNNNKTYFKSIVDGIRNVFTDVIDFFWN, encoded by the exons ATGAGTAAGTCATATCGAATAGATTGGTTTGATGGGAGCGTAATCGAGGACAGACCTACCGCATCTACAACAGTAGAACCACAAAGAGCTCAATCCCCTAAAGATACCAAGGAAGGAAACGTTAAAAAAGCAATAGGATTTATAAAACTATACGAAATATCACAGCTGGAATCGccaattttgaatttggaactcGAGGCAAGGCCTGGTTtttggttacttttctcatcaGGTTTATCCGACGATTTTATAGTCTTAATAGTGAAAACATTAAAGACTCTATACAAGTCTCTGGAGAAAAATGATAGCTTCAAACTCTTCCAGCTTTTAGAAACTAAGTTTATGGAATCAgacttttttaacaaattacatgACTATGTAAAGAAATTACCAGACGTAAGACTTTCACAAAAAAGCAGAAATTCACAACTGTGGAACGACGTTAATGGATTTTTCTCCGACCTGCTGGACTTTTGCAAaggaatatttaatttttataaaaatagaagggaatatttgaaaaaattagaaaagGTAGTGGAAGTAACATATGTGTCGGCTTTTGGAGTCGCAGAAAACCATTCTGAGAGCATCTCTTCAAATTTTTACCAAAATATTGCAATTTTACAAGAGGATCTAAGGAAAACACTGACTGATACTAGTAATAATCCTTCTCAG ATGAACCCATCAACAAGAACAACTACAAAATCAGCAAAGACAACTACAGAAAAGGATATTTCATTAAAAGACTTTTCTGATATTCTAGATGATGGCAATAAACACTATCAAGACCTAAGCATTGTGCCCAACTTAAGCTATTTTAGCTTGCAATATGTAAACAGCATCAAACCTAACATAACAGGTGGTGCTTACGAAAGTGTGGAGCACTATTTAGACATACAGTTTAAATTGTTGAGAGAAGACTGTTATCGAACATTAAAAGAAGGAATAA ATCAGTATAGAGAATATAAAACATTGAAAAACTGCAAAGATGCTAATATCAG GGTCTACAATAACGTTTCCGTTACTGATATACAGTTGGCAATGAATCATCTAGGATATGTTGTGGACTTGGGTCGGTGTCCAGATTTGGAGGCCTACAATACTAAAAAGTCCTTCATGCATGGATCCCTCTTGATATTAACGTGGGATAATTTTGAGACGATGCTGTGTGGAACTGTCATCACCAATATAGGAgataataaa TTGGTTGTAGAATTCGACGGGAAACTGCGAGTGGACTTCAAGGAGTACACAATGGTTGAGAGTGACGTGTACTTTGAGCCCTACCACAAAGTGCTGAAAGTGCTCAAACAAGCCAGACCACCGATCCCCATGCAAAAGTACATTGTGTACGTCGAT aaaaaaatattaccacCCGCATATTTGAATCTCAACACTGTCTACACCATCACTAATCATATCGGCAAGGAGCACAGATTTTCAGTGTTGACCCCGAACTGGCCCACGGCAGCTCAGTGTGGCCTTGACGACTCCCAAATGGAGGCATTCAG GTTCGCGCTGACCAGGGAATTCGTGGTCATCCAGGGTCCACCGGGCACGGGCAAGACCTACCTGGGCACCAGAATCGCAGGGACGCTCCTCAGCAACGTATCCTTTGCTGGATCACCCATGCTGGTCATATGCTGCACCAACCATGCCCTCGATCAGTTCTTAGAAGGTCTCCTCACCTATACGAACCGTCTCGTCCGAATCGGCGGCCAGAGCAAAAGCAAAATCCTCCAAAACTACAATTTGAGAAACCTGCAAGCGCCCAAAACCTTCGGCAAAATTTACTACCACAAGCGGAAGGAGTTGGACCGAATATTGAGCGAATTTAAGACGCTGGCCGAAAAAGATCAGGCGTACCGAGAATATGTGGTTTCGTACGATACGATGAAGAGATACATCAAGGATCCCTATGTTTTCGGCGATGGGGAGGGTTTCGCCGATTTGTTCGATAACTCCGATAAGGACATAGTCACAAACGCCGAGTTCCTGCACTGGCTCTTGGGACACAAATGTGAGATGGAGACCAAGGATATCCACGACTTAGTGACGTGTTTCTCCCTACGTCAAGCCAaggatgaaataaaaaaacgcaAAAAGGAAATCGAACTGATGAAATCGAACGCCTGTGATTTCGCCAGCTCACCGATCGAGACCGAGAGATTGGCGGAGGAAAGAATCAAGGCTCTAGAAGATTTGTTGGCCGCTTTCGAG aaaatgatgGCCTGGCCCTTCCGCGAAAAATGTATTCAAGACGAGGAGCCACTTAACATACCTATGACTGACCAAGAAAAGAGATGGTATGCATATTTTAGAATGATTCATTCGGTGCAGCAATATCATAATCATATGAAAATTTCGTTATAC AGACAATATCTAGAGACGAGTCGGGAGTTGGAGAGGTTGCGTGATAGCACGGACTGCGAGAAGCTCAAGGGGGTAAAAGTGGTGGGGATGACCACCACCATGGCGGCCGCGAGGCACGGCCTGCTAGAGAAACTCAAGTCATTTGTCG TCGTGGTGGAGGAGGCTGCCGAAGTTTTAGAGTCGCATATAGTAGCAGCCCTCACTGACGAGTGTAAACATCTCATATTGATCG GCGACCACCAGCAGTTGAGGCCGAATTCTGCTCATTATATCATAGGGAAGAAGTACAACTTGGAAGTGTCACTATTCGAGCGTATGGTCAAAAATGGCGTCCACACCAAAACTCTTACCATCCAGAGACGTATGCGGCCAGAAATAAGGGACCTGCTAGTGCCAACAATATACGAAAAGTTGGACTGTCACCCCGCAGTCCTGAGCTATCCAAACGTAAGAGGCATGTCCAAGAACCTATACTTCTTCGACCACAATCATTTTGAGGAAATTGAG GCCAACGGCAGCAGCTATATGAACAAATCCGAAGCGTATTGGTGTGTGTCGCTCGCGCACTTGTTCGTCACACTCGGGTACGACCCATCTGAGATCACCATCATAGCGACCTACTCCGCACAAGTGGCACTCATCGTTCAG CGAAAGAAAGATTATAGTCTTACAAGAGACGTACACGTGACCACCGTCGATAATTATCAGGGCGAGGAGAACAGAATCGTTATTTTGTCTCTCGTGAGAAGCAACGCAGAGAAAAATGTAGGTTTCCTGAGCACGCCTAACAGAGTATGTGTCGCTCTGTCGAGAGCTAGAGAAG gTCTATACATATTCGGGAACATGTCGTGTCTGGAGACCAGCCCTATGTGGATGGCTATGAAGACTAAGCTGCAAGCTCAAAACGCTATCGGCAGGAAACACAGACTTCTCATCAACGACAAAGAATACGAAGCAAGTCATTCTTTATCCCAAAAAAACGATtctattttaagtaaaaatagCAAAGCAAGTCGTTCTTTGCCCAAAAGAAACAATtctattttaagtaaaaatagCCAAGCAAGACATACTTATCCCAAACAAaacgattatattattattattaaaaataacgaaGAAAGTAATTGTTTACCCCAACGAAACAATTCTATTATGACTAATAATAACGAAGCAAGTCGTTCTTTATCTCAACAAAAcgattctattattattattaaaaataacgaaGAAAGTAATTGTTTACCCCAACGAAACAATTCTATTATGACTAATAATAACGAAGCAAGTCGTTCTTTATCTCAACAAAACGattctattattattgaaaataatgAAGCAAGTCGTTCTTTATCCCAACGAAGcaattctattattattaaaaataacgaaGCAAGTCGTTCTTTATCCCAACGAAACAATTCTATTGTGTCTAATAATAACGAATTCAGTCGTTCTTTACTCCAACGAAACTATTCTGTTATGGCTAATAATAACGAAGCAAATCGTTCTTTATCCCAACGCAATTATTCTATTATGACTAATAATAACGAAGCCAGTCGTTCTTTATCCCAACGAAACAATTATATTGTGTCTAATAATAACGAATTCAGTCGTTCTTTACTCCAACGAAACTATTCTGTTATGGCTAATAATAACGAAGCAAATCGTTCTTTATCCCAACGCAATTATTCTATTATGACTAATAATAACGAAGCCAGTCGTTCTTTATCCCAACGAAACAATTCTATTGTGTCTAATAATAACGAATTCAGTCATTCTTTACTCCAACGAAACTATTCTGTTATGACTAATAATAACGAATCAAATCGTTCTTTATCCCAACGCAACTATTCTATTGTGACTAATAATAACGAAGCCAGTCGTTCTTCATACCAACGAAACTATTCTACTGTAACTAATAATAACGAAGCAAGTCGTTCTTTATCCCAACGAAGCTATTCtgttattgataataataatgaccgaaacatttttgttaataataataacaataataaaacatattttaagtcAATAGTTGATGGTATTCGAAATGTATTTACAGATGTGATAGATTTTTTCtggaattaa